One bacterium DNA segment encodes these proteins:
- a CDS encoding metal-sensitive transcriptional regulator yields MKNKGAESEITNDILLARLARVAGQVRGVSRMLNEGQYCIDVIDQITAARRALERIALLVMQRHLNSCVKDGMAAGRGEDLTKELVDSIYKFLR; encoded by the coding sequence ATGAAAAATAAAGGTGCCGAAAGCGAAATCACGAACGATATATTGCTCGCCCGCCTGGCACGGGTTGCGGGGCAGGTACGCGGCGTGTCGCGCATGTTAAACGAAGGCCAGTATTGCATCGACGTTATCGACCAGATCACGGCGGCGCGCCGCGCCTTGGAGAGGATAGCGCTGCTCGTAATGCAACGGCACCTGAATAGCTGCGTAAAGGACGGGATGGCCGCCGGCCGCGGCGAAGACCTGACTAAAGAGTTGGTCGATTCAATCTATAAATTTCTCCGTTAA
- a CDS encoding TolC family protein produces MRGSILWRKVLIAFALTPAAAWPDAGTTLEPGALADEVLAANPAAAAASARAEAYDRAAAAEGLWPDPQLTVEASNLPAGDLAFDRSPMSGLQFYLRQTIPLPGKNTYRRRAAEGGAAAAAAELETTRRELVERAKHAYFDLYLATALRDVVEKQRAFWVDYGRVALARYAAGRGLQADVLKAQVERTLTANELLELSRHETVARGHINVLLNRAPDYDLPPLAGLPEATVPYTLEELYDKALANDPGVAAAEALLASARAARSLAKASFLPDLTAGVGYRLREEVPMDPVAGEDFWSFSAGVSLPLFGTVKHSRTLAEKSAAVSAAEANAADVKNNLLREVEELYVAKRTAEEQLVLFEEGILPQAEAALRSTLAAYEAGKVDFTALLQSELTLFKYEKEYVGVQVRRHKALASLEAVVGERFY; encoded by the coding sequence ATGAGGGGGTCTATTTTGTGGCGTAAGGTTTTAATAGCCTTCGCGCTAACGCCGGCCGCCGCGTGGCCGGACGCCGGTACTACCCTCGAGCCCGGCGCGCTGGCGGACGAGGTTCTGGCCGCAAACCCGGCGGCGGCCGCGGCCTCGGCTCGAGCCGAAGCCTACGACCGCGCCGCGGCCGCCGAAGGCCTTTGGCCCGACCCCCAACTCACCGTCGAAGCGTCCAACCTCCCGGCGGGCGACCTCGCGTTCGACCGGTCGCCGATGTCCGGCCTCCAATTCTACCTCCGCCAAACGATACCGCTGCCCGGAAAGAACACGTATCGGCGCCGCGCCGCGGAGGGAGGCGCCGCCGCCGCCGCCGCGGAACTCGAAACCACACGGCGCGAGTTAGTGGAACGAGCCAAACACGCCTATTTCGACCTCTACCTCGCGACGGCCCTGCGCGACGTCGTCGAGAAACAGAGGGCCTTCTGGGTAGATTACGGACGCGTAGCGCTGGCGCGTTACGCCGCCGGCCGCGGCCTGCAGGCCGACGTCCTGAAAGCGCAAGTAGAGCGTACGCTAACGGCTAACGAATTGCTGGAACTTTCGCGGCACGAGACGGTCGCGCGCGGCCACATAAACGTCCTCCTGAACCGCGCCCCCGATTACGACCTACCCCCGCTCGCCGGTTTGCCCGAAGCAACGGTCCCATATACGCTCGAAGAGCTTTACGACAAAGCGCTGGCGAACGACCCGGGAGTTGCGGCCGCCGAGGCGCTCCTGGCCTCCGCCCGGGCGGCTCGGTCGCTGGCGAAGGCATCGTTCTTGCCGGACCTCACCGCCGGGGTCGGGTACCGCCTCCGCGAAGAGGTGCCCATGGACCCCGTCGCGGGCGAGGATTTCTGGTCCTTCTCGGCCGGCGTGAGCCTGCCCCTCTTCGGTACCGTTAAGCATAGCCGGACGCTGGCCGAAAAAAGCGCGGCCGTTAGCGCCGCCGAAGCCAACGCCGCCGACGTCAAAAACAACCTCTTACGCGAAGTGGAAGAACTCTACGTTGCGAAGCGAACCGCCGAGGAACAGCTCGTTTTATTCGAAGAGGGGATATTACCTCAGGCCGAGGCCGCGCTGCGCTCGACGCTTGCGGCGTACGAGGCGGGAAAGGTGGATTTCACGGCGCTGCTTCAAAGCGAATTAACGTTATTTAAATATGAAAAAGAATACGTCGGCGTACAAGTCCGACGGCACAAAGCGCTCGCGTCGTTGGAGGCCGTCGTCGGCGAACGTTTTTATTAA
- a CDS encoding efflux RND transporter periplasmic adaptor subunit, translating to MASNRKTFLIAGAIVAAVVLAAGGGLLVRQHAVGGFPFAGGSSGRVYNCPMHPYYTSDRPGECPICGMDLVPVEKEDERAGHESHVAGFASLELEPRQQQLIGVTTAPVERKAVNRTVRAVGTVVPDERRVFVIHSKVSGWIDRLYVDATGQPVAAGQPLLAIYSPEVYATQEEYLVASESARELEGSPSEEVTRGAEALREAAERRLEYWDVRPGELERLAEAGRPLKALTVRSPYGGYVMDKHAQVGMYVQPGMPLYTVADLSRVWLEADIYEHEIPFVKVGQRVTITLPYYPAEPLEGTVRFIYPFLDAKTRTARVRVDVANPDLKLKPGMFADVSVEQELGEQLVVPSEAVLDSGKRKIVFVAHAGGHFEPREVTVAARLDDYYVVAAGLREGEEVVTSGNFLLDSESRIKGALAGMAGEHQH from the coding sequence ATGGCGAGTAATAGAAAGACGTTCCTGATCGCGGGCGCCATAGTCGCCGCGGTCGTGCTGGCCGCGGGGGGAGGGCTGCTGGTCCGTCAACATGCGGTCGGCGGCTTCCCCTTCGCCGGCGGCTCGAGCGGCCGGGTCTACAACTGCCCGATGCACCCGTACTACACGTCCGACCGCCCCGGCGAGTGCCCGATATGCGGGATGGACCTGGTCCCGGTGGAGAAGGAAGACGAGCGCGCCGGCCACGAATCGCACGTGGCGGGCTTCGCCTCGTTGGAGCTCGAGCCGCGTCAACAACAGCTCATCGGCGTTACCACGGCGCCCGTCGAACGAAAGGCGGTTAACCGCACCGTACGCGCCGTCGGGACCGTCGTGCCGGACGAGCGGCGCGTCTTCGTCATCCACAGCAAAGTCAGCGGCTGGATCGACAGGCTATACGTCGACGCGACGGGCCAACCGGTAGCCGCGGGGCAGCCGCTGCTCGCCATCTACAGCCCGGAGGTATACGCGACGCAGGAGGAATACCTCGTGGCGAGTGAATCCGCCCGGGAGCTCGAGGGGAGCCCGTCGGAGGAAGTGACGCGAGGGGCTGAGGCTTTACGAGAGGCCGCGGAACGTCGGCTCGAGTACTGGGACGTGCGCCCGGGCGAGCTCGAGCGCCTGGCGGAGGCGGGACGGCCGCTGAAAGCCCTAACCGTCCGCTCGCCGTACGGCGGCTACGTTATGGATAAGCACGCCCAGGTCGGGATGTACGTCCAGCCCGGAATGCCGCTCTACACGGTCGCGGACCTCTCCCGGGTTTGGCTCGAGGCCGACATCTACGAACACGAAATCCCGTTCGTGAAAGTAGGCCAGCGGGTCACGATCACCCTCCCCTACTACCCCGCGGAGCCGCTGGAGGGCACCGTACGGTTCATCTACCCCTTCCTTGACGCTAAAACGCGTACGGCGCGCGTCCGCGTCGACGTCGCCAATCCGGATTTAAAATTGAAACCCGGCATGTTCGCCGACGTTAGCGTCGAACAAGAACTCGGCGAGCAGCTCGTCGTGCCGAGCGAAGCGGTGTTGGATTCCGGTAAGCGGAAGATCGTCTTCGTCGCGCACGCGGGGGGCCATTTCGAACCGCGCGAGGTAACGGTCGCGGCGAGGTTGGACGACTACTACGTCGTCGCCGCGGGCCTGCGCGAGGGCGAAGAGGTCGTGACGAGCGGCAACTTCCTCCTCGACTCCGAAAGCCGCATCAAAGGCGCGCTCGCCGGTATGGCGGGCGAACACCAACACTGA
- a CDS encoding heavy metal-binding domain-containing protein: protein MRQYKLPAVALIVAVAFLSVAALAGCNKKVGDAAEAATYTCPMHPEVTSDEPGECPSCGMDLVPAEELEPASGEMPEHGGM from the coding sequence ATGCGCCAATACAAACTACCGGCGGTGGCGTTAATAGTAGCCGTCGCGTTCCTGAGCGTCGCGGCGCTCGCCGGCTGCAACAAGAAGGTCGGAGACGCGGCCGAGGCCGCGACGTACACCTGCCCTATGCATCCCGAAGTTACGTCCGACGAACCGGGCGAGTGCCCGAGCTGCGGCATGGACCTCGTGCCGGCCGAAGAGCTCGAGCCGGCCTCCGGCGAAATGCCCGAACACGGCGGCATGTAG